Sequence from the Luteibacter aegosomaticola genome:
TGCCGCCCGTTGGCTGGATGGCAGGAGGATGCGTGCCGCACCGTCGGGTTCAACGATGGCGGCGGCGCCGACGAGCTTCATCTGCAGGTTGCGGTGTACGGCTTTTACGGATGGGAGCTTGTTGACGTCATCGCGTACCCGTTCCCATTCCTCGTAAGGAAAGATCCACAGGCAACCGGTTTCGAAGGGGTTGTAGGTAATCACCAGACGATTCCCGCAGACGGCCGCCACCTGATCCCGATACGAAGTCGGAATCGTCAGACGACCCTTGTCGTCGACCGTGATGGCTGTTTCGCCTTGGAACATGTCTGGTTGCCCGCCCCACCAAATCCCACGATTTCACACTGGGGCCCACGATAGTCTCGGGTCCTGAGACTGTCAAGGAATTTTTACTTGTGAATCAAGGAGAAAGCTCCTGTTCATCACTAATTCCAGCCATTTCTGAGCAATCCACGCAAGGTGGTTGAATCGCAGGGATTTTTTACGGAGTGACGCTGAGCGTCAGGTGGTGGCTGAGGGCAAAATCAGGCCCTGTGACTGAATTCACGTTCACCCACATAACGCCACCCAAAAAGCACCAGGCGCCTCGGGGGGGGGGCGCCACACAGGCATCACGTAGGAGCCCACCCTGTGGGCGACGCCGTTCGCGAAAACGCCACAGGGCCTGCGCGGTGAGGCGAAAGATGTCGCCCACAGGGTGGGCTCCTACGATCAGGAGCCGCACCCTGGGGCGATATAAGAAGATGGAGTCGGCCTGTAAGCCGGGTTCTGTGCGCCTTGCGGCGTAGCAGTCATTCTTCTCGGCCTGGCGTCACCACCAGGCTCTAGCAACCTACCCGGGGACGATACGGGCCGCATCATAGTCCCCTTATTTGGTCTTGCTCCGGGTGGGGTTTACCGTGCCGTACGACGTTAGCCCCGTACGCGGTGCGCTCTTACCGCACCCTTTCACCCTTACCTGATCCCCTTGCGGGGCCATCGGCGGTCTGCTCTCTGTTGCACTGGCCGTCAGCTCACGCTGCCCAGGCATTACCTGGCACCCTGCCCTGTGGAGCCCGGACTTTCCTCGACACGCACAAGGCGCGACGCGACTGCCCGGCCGACTCCACCGCCAAGTATACGCGGTAACGCCCCGCCCCGCCCGCCAGGGCGCCGACACTTCCAACGGCACCAGCACCCCGAAGGCACCGGCACCCCCGAAGGCACCGGCACCCCGAAGGCACCGGCACCCCCGACGGCGTCGGCAACCGTGCGGCGTCGGCAACCGTGCGGCGTCGACAACCGTGCGGCGTCGACAACCTTGCGGCACCGGCAACCGTGCGGCGTCGGCGCCCATGTAGGAGCCCACCCTGTGGGCGACGCCTTTCGTACAGCCGCCACAGGGTCTGTGGCTCTTCCGCGAAAGATGTCGCCCACAAGGTGGGCTCCTACGGGTTCGTTGAAAGATGTCGCCCACAGGGTGGCCTCCTACGGGTTCGTTACAATTCGCCTCCGCTCACACGATTGGCCTACCGCATGTCCACTCCCCGCCCCGGCACCCTGCACGTCGTCGCCACGCCCATCGGCAACCGCGATGACATCAGCGCGCGCGCCGTGGCCACGCTGGGCAAGGTCGCCGTGATCGCCGCCGAGGACACCCGGCACACCCGGCCGCTTCTTCAGCACCTGGGCATCGATACGCCCCTGGTCGCCCTGCACGACCACAACGAACGCACCGCCGTGGATGGCCTGGTCGAGCGCATGCGCGGTGGTGACGACGTGGCCCTGGTCTCCGATGCCGGCACGCCCCTGATCAGCGACCCGGGCTTCCGGCTGGTGCGTGCCGCGCGGCAGGCGGGGCTGAAGGTCAGCCCCGTACCCGGCGCCAGCGCCGTGATTGCCGCGCTCTCCGTGGCGGGCCTGCCGAGCGATCGCTTCGTGTTCGAAGGGTTTCTTCCCGCGAAGTCGGGCGCACGAAAGTCGCGGCTGGCCGAGCTGGCCGGTGAAGCGCGCACGCTCATCTTCTATGAATCGTCGCACCGCATCCTGGAATGCCTCGAGGACATGCGCGAGGTGTTCGGCGCCGAACGCGAGGCCGTGATGGCTCGCGAGCTCACCAAACTGTTCGAAACCGTGCTTGGTGCGCCGCTGGGCGAGCTGGTGGGCACGGTGGCGGCCGATGCCAATCAGCAGAAGGGCGAGTTCGTGGTGATGGTCGCCGGACGTGAGGCCGGCGAAGACGAGCGCCTGGCCGAGGGCTTGCGTGTGTTTGGCATCCTGAAGGAAGAGCTGCCGCCGGCCAAGGCGGCGAAGCTGGCCGCTGCCATCACCGGCGCCCCCCGCAAAGCCCTCTACGGCGCCTGACCCCGTGTAGGAGCCCACCGTGTGGGCGACGCCTTTCGTACAGCCGCCACAGGGTCTGTGGCTCTTCCGCGAAAGATGTCGCCCACAAGGTGGGCTCCTACAGGTTCGTCGAAAGATGTCGCCCACAGGGTGGGCTCCTACGAGGGAGCGACGGGCCGCGTGACGCAGGGCGCGTTTGCGCGCGATATGGGTTGCGGCGGGGCCGCCGCGCAAACGGCCTCACACCGGCCTCGCGAAGCGATCGGCTATGATCCCCTCGTTTCGGCGCCGGAGAGGCGCCATCCGCGCCCCAAGGAACTTGCGATGCCACCGATCCGCGCTCTAGCCCTGAGTGTCCTCATCAGTGCCGCCCTCGCCGGCTGCGTCACACCGGGCGCTTCGCGCCCCGAAGCGCACAGCCCGTCGGGCGAGGCCACCCAGGCCGCGCAGGCCATGTACACCCGCGGCCAGTTCGACCAGGCCGCGCAGGCGTACCTCGCACTCGCGCAGCAGGATCCGGACCACCGCGACTACTACAAGCTGCTCGCGGGCGAAGCCTACCGCCAGGAAGGTGCGCTGGATCGTGCCGGGCCGGCCATCGCTGATCTCCGCCGTTCGCACCTCGAGGGCGAAGACGCGCTGCGCTTCGATGCCCTGCGCGCCGAGATCGCCCTGAAGAACAACGATGCCAAGACCGCGCTATCGCTGACCGGCAAGCCCACCACGCGCGTATCGCCGCAGATCAGCCAGCGCCTCGCCGAATTGCGCGCCCGCGCGCAGACAGCGGCAGGCGATCCGTGGAGCGCCGCGCAGACCCGCGTCGAGCTCGACGCACAGCTCGGCGGCCTCGACCGCGAACAGAACCGCCGCGAAATCCTCGCCCTGCTCACCGGCATGGGCACCACGGAACTCACCTCGCGTGGTGACGGCCTTGGCCCGAACGACGTGATGCGCCCCTGGGTCACCGAGGCGCAGTCGCAGCTCGGCAATGTGAGCCACGCACCGGCCGTGCTCGACCAGGCCGTCGGCACCGTCACCGGCAACCAGGGTGTCCGCGAGGGCTACAAGGTGCCGGGCAAGGTCGCGCTGCTGCTGCCGCTGAGCGGCCCGCTCGCCGGCGCCGGCGCCGCGATCCGCGATGGCTTCTTCACCCACTACGTCGATTCCGCCCATGCGAACGCGCCGCGCCCCGAAGTGGTGGTGTACGACGCCGGCAACGATGCCGCCCACGCCGTAGCCGCATACGACAAGGCCGTCTCCGAAGGCGCGCGCTTCGTCGTCGGCCCGCTGAACCGCGAAGGCGTCAGCGCCATCTTCGCCAAGGGCGCCCTGCCCGCGCCCATGCTCACGCTGAACTACCCCAGCGATAGCAAGAACCTTCCGCCCGCCGGCGCAAATGAATTTGGCCTGCTGCCGGAAACCGAAGGTGCGCAGGTCGCCGACCACATGGCCGACAAAGGCATGAAGACGGCCACGGTCATCGTCTCGACGGACGATTTCGCGCGCCGCGCCGGCAACGCCTTCAAGGCGGAGTGGCAGGCCCGCGGCGGCACGCTCGCCAACCAGGTGACGCTCGACGCCAACAGCATCGACTTCTCGTCGCAGCTCTCCGGGTTGCCGGTGCCGACCGAGGAAGACGCCACCACCAGCGGTGTGTTCATCAGCATGAAGCCTCAGCAGGCGCGCCTGCTGCTGCCGCAGCTGCGCCTGGCCAAGGACAACCTGCCGGTGTTCGCCACCTCGCACGTCTATTCCGGTGGCGATGACCCGACGTCGGACCGTGACCTCGAAGGCGTCGAGTTCTGCGATGCGCCGTGGCTGTTCGATGCGCAGCCGGGCCTGCCCCGCCGTGCCGACCTGGCCACCGCCATCCCGGCCACCCGCGGCGTCGCCGCGCGCCTGTTTGCCTTCGGCATGGATGCGTGGGGTCTTGTGCCGTACATCGACTGGATGCGCGGCCACGCGGGCGCGTACCTGCCCGGCGCCACGGGCCAGCTCGTCGCCGATGAGTTCGGTCGGGTCCGACGCGTACTCATCTGGGCGCGTTTCGCTGACGGCGTCGCCCACCCGGTGGCCGGTAGCCTTGAACTCGAAGCGCCGGCCACCGCGCCCGCCGTAGAGAACGGCGGCGGCGGTTAAACCCACCCACCCCGGCGCGGAAAGGAGTTCCGCGTGAAAGAAAACCTACCCGAGCCCACCACGCGCCGCGTCACCGGAGACCACTTCGAAGACGCGGCGCGTTCGTTTCTACTGGCCCGCGGGCTGTACTTCGTCCGTGCCAACTTTCTCTGTCGCTTCGGCGAGATCGATCTCGTCATGCGCGACGGCGAGTTTCTGGTCTTCGTGGAAGTGCGTTACCGCCGAAGCCGTGCCTTCGGCGGCGCCCTGGGCTCCATCACCGCAAAGAAACGCCAGCGCATCATCAGCGCCGCGCAGGTATGGCTACGCGCGCATCCTCGCGACGCCCACCGGCCCTGCCGGTTCGATGTGGTGGCCTTCGAAGGCGATGACGTGGAATGGCTCCAGGCCGCGTTCGAAGCGTGAGCGAAGCCCTTGCTCGTTGTAGGAGCGAGCTTGCTCGCGATGGGGCATGTCGCAAGCTCCGATCGCGAGCAAGCTCGCTCCTACAGGGGCACAAGACCTGCGAGTCAGGCGGTGACGATGAACGCCTCGCGGCCCATGGCGGCCAGCTCGCCCACGCCGTTCACCGTGATATCCGGCGGGGTTTCTTCCAGCTCCTTGCCGGCGGCAGCGGCGTAGTGCCCCTGCTTCACCCACACCGTCGTCACGCGATCGCCCATCAGCTTCTTCATCGCGACGAGGATGCGCGGCTTGTCGTCCACCATCACGTAGTGATCGGCGGGATACGCCTTCTGCATGTCGTCGAGCATCTCATCCTTGTGCACGTAGATCAGCACATCGCCCTGGAAGGCATCCCACAAGCCGGCGCGGCGGATCTTGCGCGGCTGGAACACCGTATCGCCGTCGCTCATGATCACGGGGCGGCCCAGCGTACGCAGGTGGGCGATGGTCTCGAGCACGCCGGGGAAGCGGCGCTCATCGAACGGATAATCGAGCAGGAAGAAACTCATCTGCATGAAATCCGGGCTGCTCTGCTGGCCGCGCAGGCGCTGCAGGCTGCCCAGGTAATCCGCGTAACCCACCTGCCCGCGGATCTCCTTGTCGATCGCGTTGTAACGCGCGTGGCCATCTTCACCAAAGCGCTGGACCAGCTGCGCGGCGAGATCGGCGCTGAAACGGTCGTTATCGATCAGGGTGTTGTCGACATCGAACAGGAAAACGATGGGGTCGTGGGTGGACACGGTGGATCCTTGCACGGGAACGTTGGCCCGATATATGGGGACACCCAGCGTGATTCACAGGCCCGCATGCGTCTTGTACGCCCGAGCTCCCGACGGATCAGGCGCGGCGGGGCGGGACCAGCGACAGGTGCTTGCCGCTCGAGGCGCCGGGCCGGGGCGCCAGCAGCCGGGCGATATCGTCGGGGCTGACCGGGCGGGAGTAAAGGTAGCCCTGGCCTTCCTGGCAACCGGCGCGCAGCAGGAAATCGTGTTGCGACTCCGTCTCGATGCCTTCCGCGATCGTATGCAGGCCCAGGCTGCGCGCAATGGCGACCATGGCCTCGGTAATCGCCACGTCGTTGCCGCTGGCCGGCAGGCCGGTCACGAAGCTGCGGTCGATCTTCAGGTACGCCACCGCCGGCAGCTTCAGGTAAGCCAGCGAGGAATAACCCGTGCCGAAATCATCGATCGCCACCGCCACGCCCAGGTTATGCAGCGCCAGCATCGCGCGCTCGGTGTCCTCGCCCATGCGCAGGATCGCGCTTTCGGTGAGCTCTACCAGCAGGCGCTTCGGCGACATGCCGCTCGCCAACAGGGCCTGGCCCACGCTCGCAAGAAAATCCGGATGGCTGAAGGAACCGGCCGAAACATTCACCGCCATGCGCAGCTGCGGCAGGCGCGCCTCGTCCCACACCCGCAGCTGCTCCAGCGCACGCTGCAGCACCCACTGGTCGATCTGGCGAATGAGGCCCAGGCTCTCGGCGATCGGTATGAATTCATCGGGCGGCACCACGCCGCGCTCGGGGTGGTTCCAGCGCAGCAGCGCTTCCACCGCCACGATCCGGCCCGTCTTCATTTCCACGCTGGGCTGGTACACGAGGTGGAACTCGTTGCGCTGCAGGGCCTGGCGCAGTTCCGCCGCCAGCTTCAGGCGGCGCCGCGCATCGGCATGCATCTTGGGCGTGTAGAAGCGCAAGGCGTTGCGCTCCTCCATCTTGGCCACGTACATCGCCGCATCGGCATTGGCGATGAGCGTCACGGCATCGTTGCCATCCAGCGGGTAACCCGCGATGCCAATGCTGGCCGAGACGAACAATTCGTAATCGCCCAGGTCGAACGGGCGCGACAACGCCGCCAGCAAGGCCTCGGCCAACACCAGGGCTTCTTCGCGCGAGCGCAGGTCGGAAAGCAGCACGGTGAATTCATCACCGCCGATGCGGCCGGCCACGTCATGCGGTGAGAGCAGCCCGCGTATCCGCTCGGCCACGCGGATGAGCAGCGCATCGCCCGTCGCGTGGCTGTAACTGTCGTTCACCACCTTGAAGGCATCGAGGTCCACGAACAGCACGACGGCTGCGCCACGCGAATGCGCGGCGCGGGTAATCGCCTCGGCGCAACGCCGCTCGAACTCCGAACGCGTCACCAGGCCCGTAAGCGGATCGTGCGTGGCCATGTGCTGCAGGCGCTGGCGATCGGCCTTGCGCGTGGTGATATCGGAGACGACCGCGACGTAATGCTGCGGACGGCCATCCTTGTCGCGGATGCTGCTGATGCTCATCAGCTCGGGATACACCGTGCCATCGGCGCGGCGGCTTTCCACTTCGCCCAGCCAGTTATCGCCTGCCGCAATCTCATCCCACAGCGACTGCGGCAGCGGCCGCCCGTCGGGGAGCGTGCGTGTGGCATCCAGCCGCTTGTTGCGCAGCATGTGCAAGGGCATGCCGGTGAGCTTCTGGTGGGCCGCGTTGGTCGTGGTCACCCGGCGATCGGCATCAGCGATGATCACGCCCTCGGCGATGCTCGCCAGGGCCTCCGCGGCGATCTTGCGTTCCTGCTCCATCGCCACGCGGTCGGAGATATCGCGCACGATGGCCTGGCACACCTGCTGCTGGCCCCACACCACGAGGCTGCTCTGCGTTTCCACGGGGCGCGTACTGCCGGTGGCGGAACGCAGCACGCCCACGCCGGAATGCGCGGAGCCTTCGAGGAACAAGGTGGCCAGCGGCAGCCCGATCAGCTCACCGCGCTGGCAGCCGACCCATGCGGCGGCGCGGTGGTTGGCATCGAGGATGGCACCGGTCGCTTCATCCACCATGAAAATGGCATCGGCCGCGCTATCGAACAGCAGGCTGTAGCGCTCCTCGGTGCCGCGGATGCCCGCAAGCACGCGCCGGGCGAAACGCAGCCACAACAGCGCCGCCAGCACCGCCACGCCAGCCACGGTGAAGAACAGCACCCGGCCCAGCCATGACGCGCCGTTGGCAATATCCAGTGAGAACGCCTTGGCGCGTGGCTCGATATAGCGGTTCAGTGTCTCGATATGCGCCCGCTCGCCGTCGATCGTGCCGGCATCCACGCTGCCGGCCTCGTACGCGTGCTGCAGCCGGTCGGCGGTGTCTTCCAGCTCAACCAGGCTGGTATCCACGGAGCGCCATTCGGCCACGGCCTCTCGCACATACGGCATCTCGCTGAAGTGGGCGAAGATGAACACCATGCCCGGGATCGCCTCGGGGATAACACCACCCCGGGCGAAGGCATCTTCCACTTCACTCTGTTCGTAATCGCCGCTGGCGATCGCATCGCGCGCCCAGCGGTCGGCCATCAATACGGCGAAGTTCCGGCGGAAACTCTCCAGATCGGCCTTGCGGCCATGGGCCGCGTAAGCGTCGAGGTCGATCACCGCCTGCTTCTGGGCCTTTGCCCAAAGACTCTCGCCGTTGAGAAAACCAGCGAGAGTCACCTGGGTCTGCATCGCCACCCAGGTAAGGGCCAGGACAAACACCGCCGCCGCCGCAAGCGCGTACGCCAGGGGCCGGAGGCGCCTGGTGAGCGGTTGCAGGTGGTTGGCTTCAACGCGGTGCATCGTCTAACGGATTCCCATACCAGGGCGATAGTGCCTACTTACGACCCAACTGGCGAGTTAAGCGGCCGCCTCGTTCACCGAACGATACGAGCCGCCCACCACGTCCATGCAGCGATCCAGCGTGATGGCCATGCTGATATAGCTGCGGCGCACACATTCCTTGATGTGCTCCACCTGGTCCACCGGCGGGTTCGTACCGAGCAGCGAGCAAACGATTTCCAGGGCCTCCCAAGGATGGGTATCGTCATAAGCTGCATGAAGCTGAAGCCAACGCAAGCCAGCTTTACGGCCGGAAATCGGCAAGCTTTCTGCGTAGTCCTTGCTTTCATAGACAATTTGCGACCAATCGCCGGTCGCCCCTTCCACCGCATAGTTCGTCGCCGCCATGCTGGCCGCCAGGGAATCGTTGCGGCTCACCTCTTCGCACCAGTCCGCCAGGGCCTGCGAGCCCTTCGGGGGCTGGCCCTCCAGCACCTCCGCCCGCGACACGCCTGCCGATTCCGCCCAGTTCAGCCAGTACTCGGCGTGGTTCTGTTCCACGCGGATATTGCGCACCAGCCAGCGCCGGGCCAGGTCATCGCCCGGGCTGCGGCCGAAGCGGGTCTTCAGCAGGCTGTGGGCCATATAGCCCGGGAAGCGTTCGATCACCGGCCACACCCCCACCATGAAGTTGCGGGTGACCTCCGGGTCGAGCTGCGCCGCGATCATCTGCGACCACATCTCGTGGCTGACGATAGCCCGCCGCGCATCCTCACAGGACGAAACCATGTCCTGTGCCCAGAGCGGATAGCTGGTGATGTCCATCTGCGGGCCGGTCAGTTCAAAACGTGCATTCATGTCGATCTCCAAAGATCTCTGCCAAGGAAGGTCAGGCAGGCCCGGGCGTCCCGCGGCCCGCCCGCCGCCGCCCATGGCGGGCGCCGGAGATCCATTAGGGCATAGGGCCCGTTCACCTTTGTCAGCGCCGGGCCGGCCAGCGTCTATGCCAGACGTCATGGCTCCCGCCGGGGCTTGCGAGGCTTATCGTGGGCGCCCGTTCCTCGCTAAAAGGGCTGCCCACCATGAAATCCACGATCCTCGCCGCGGCCATCGCCTGCGGCATCGCCAGCACCGGCGCCTTCGCCGCCAGCGGCGCGCCGTCCGGCATCGACCTGAAGGGCATCGACCACGCCGTGCAGCCCGGCGACGACTTCAACGAATACGCCAACGGCGCCTGGATCAAGACCGCCCAGATCCCGGCCGACCGTTCCAGCACCGGCATCTTCCTGCAGGTCTTCCAGAAGGCCGAGAAGCGCACCGCCGACCTGATCAAGGCCGCCGGCAACGGCAACCCGGCCGCCGGCAGCAACCAGCGCCTGATCGCCGATTACTACAAGGCCTACATGGACGAGGCCGGTATCGAGAAGGCCGGCCTGGCGCCGCTCAAGCCCGAACTCGATGCCATCGCGGCGATCAAGGACCGCAAGGCCCTGGCCAGCGCCCTGGGCGGCCAGCTGCGCGCCGACGTGGATCCCATCAACGCCACCCACCTGGACACCGAGCACCTGCTCGGCCTGTTCGTGGCGCAGGGCCTCGAAGACCCCTCGAAGAACGTGCCGTACCTGCTCCAGGGCGGCCTGGGCATGCCCAACCGCGATTACTACCTGAAGTCCGACAAGGACATGGTGGACACGCGTGCCAAGTACGCCACCTACGTGCAGGCCATCCTGGCCGCCGCGGGCGACAAGAACGCGGCGGAGGAAGCCAAGGCCATCATGGCCCTGGAAATGAAGATCGCCGAAGCCCAGGAATCCATCGTCGACAGCGAAGACGTGCACAAGGCCAACAACCCGTGGCCGCGCACCGCCTTCGCCAGCAAAGCCCCGGGCCTGGACTGGGATGCCTACTTCACCGCCGCCGGCCTCAACGACCAGCCCACCTTCATCGTGTGGCAGCCGAACACCGTGACGAAGTTCGCCGCCCTCGTCGGCAGCGAGCCGCTCGATACCTGGAAGGCCTGGCTGCGCTTCCACGCGATCAACGAGAACGCCAGCGGCCTCATCGGCAAGAAGTTCGATGACCTCGCCTTCGACTTCTACAGCAAGACGCTCACTGGCACGCCCAAGCAGCGCGATCGCTGGAAGCGCGGCGTCGCTCGCGTTAACAACGACCTCGGCGATGCCGTCGGCCAGATCTACGTGAAGGAATACTTCCCCGCCACGTCGCGCGCGGAAGTGCAGGACATGGTGAAGAACATCCTGAAGGCCTTCGACGACCGCGTCGGCCAGCTGGAATGGATGACCCCCGCCACGCGCGAAAAGGCCAAGGCCAAGATCGCCACCATCAAGGTGGGCGTGGGCTACCCGGACACCTGGCGCGACTACTCCAAGCTCGAGGTCAAGCCGGATGACGCCGTGGGCAACCACATGCGCGCCGAGCTCGCCGAATACGCCCACCAGAAGTCCAAGCTGGGCAAGACGGTGGATCGCGACGAGTGGTGGATGACCCCGCAGACGGTCAACGCGGTAAACCTGCCGCTGCAGAACGCACTGAACTTCCCGGCCGCCATCCTCGAAGCACCGTTCTTCGATCCGAAGGCCGATCCGGCTTCCAACTACGGTTCGATCGGCGCGGTGATCGGCCACGAAATCAGCCACAGCTTCGATAACCTCGGCGCCGAGTTCGACGCCCAGGGCCGCCTGGCCAACTGGTGGACCGATGCCGACCAGAAGCACTTCAAGGAAGCCGGCCAGAAGCTCGTCGACCAGTTCAGCGCGTACGAAGCCCTGCCCGGCCTGCATGTGAACGGCCAGCAGACCCTCGGCGAAAACATCGCCGACGTGTCGGGCCTCACCATCGCGTACGCCGCGTACAAGAACAGCCTGGGCGGCAAGCCGGCCCCGGTGGTCGACGGCCTCACCGGCGACCAGCGTTTCTTCCTCGCGTTCGCCCAGAGCTGGCGTGAGAAGACCCGCGATGCCGCGCTGCGCTCGCAGATCGTCGGCGACGTGCACGCCCCGGGCAACTTCCGCGCCCAGACCGTGCGCAACATCGACCAGTGGTACGACGCGTTCCAGCCCAAGCCGGGCCAGAAGCTCTACCTCGATCCGAAGCAGCGCGTAAAAATCTGGTAACCCACTAGCTCTTGTAGGAGCGTGCTTGCACGCGATAAACCTTGCCTCATCGCACATCCCCGCGATCAGGCTATCGCGCGCAAGCGCGCTCCTACATGAAGCTTATTCTCCGGCTAACCGATGTACGCGGCACGTGGCGCGCGCCACGATGTAATGCATGCCCTTCGCAGCTCCCCAGCCTTCCATGAACTGGAAATCCATGGCGTCGATGTAACCGCCATCGCGATCACAACCCGCCAGCGCTTCCTTGCGCGCCTCCATGTAAGCGGTCTCCTTCACGTGGCCGCTCTTCTTCACCGTAATGGGATACGGCGCGAAGGCATCGTCTTCCGCGTGGGCGGAAGCCGACACGGCCAACAGGCCGGCGAGCACAAGCATCGTTCGTGCGTACATGATCGTCCTTGATGTAAGCCCACCAGTGGGCCCACGTAGGATCGCCGCGAACGTCACATCACCCTATCGGCGACCGCCCACAGGTCGTGTAGGCCACGACTTAGCTCCGCGAAGGCATTCCCCTACACGAGTGGCCCAAGCCCCTGTAGGAGCGCGCTTGCGCGCGACATCTTTCGCCCCACCACGGCAGAGCTCCGGCGGTTCAACGGTGTCGCACCGCCGATCGCGAGCAAGCTCGCTCCTACAAGGACTGGATTCGTGAGGTGGGTAGGGGTCAGCCGTGAGGCCGGAGGCGACGTTCGACGAGACCCAGAAGACCATCCACGGACAGCGCCAGCGCCCCAACCAACAACGCGCCCTGCACCACGTACGCCGTGTTGTTACCGACCAGCCCTTCGACGATCGGCGCACCGAGCGTCGCCGCGCCCACCGCGGAACCGATCGTCGCCGTGCCCACGCTGACGATGGCGGACAAACGGACGCCCGCCATGATCGGACCGGCGGCCAGCGGCAGTTCCACTTCCCACAACCGGCGCCACGGCCCGTAGCCCATGCCATCCGCGGCATGCAGCGCACTGGCGGGTACCTGGTCGAGGCCGGCCACGGTCTGGCCGAGCACGGGCAACACGCCGTACAACGACAAGGCCAGCAAGGTCGGCGCGGCACCGAAGCCCAGCAGCGGCACGGCGATGGCCAGCACTGCGACCGGTGGGAAGGTCTGCCCGATCACCGCCACCGCACGCACGGTGGGCAAAAGCGAGCGGCCTGCCGGACGCGTAGCGAGG
This genomic interval carries:
- a CDS encoding M13 family metallopeptidase, producing the protein MKSTILAAAIACGIASTGAFAASGAPSGIDLKGIDHAVQPGDDFNEYANGAWIKTAQIPADRSSTGIFLQVFQKAEKRTADLIKAAGNGNPAAGSNQRLIADYYKAYMDEAGIEKAGLAPLKPELDAIAAIKDRKALASALGGQLRADVDPINATHLDTEHLLGLFVAQGLEDPSKNVPYLLQGGLGMPNRDYYLKSDKDMVDTRAKYATYVQAILAAAGDKNAAEEAKAIMALEMKIAEAQESIVDSEDVHKANNPWPRTAFASKAPGLDWDAYFTAAGLNDQPTFIVWQPNTVTKFAALVGSEPLDTWKAWLRFHAINENASGLIGKKFDDLAFDFYSKTLTGTPKQRDRWKRGVARVNNDLGDAVGQIYVKEYFPATSRAEVQDMVKNILKAFDDRVGQLEWMTPATREKAKAKIATIKVGVGYPDTWRDYSKLEVKPDDAVGNHMRAELAEYAHQKSKLGKTVDRDEWWMTPQTVNAVNLPLQNALNFPAAILEAPFFDPKADPASNYGSIGAVIGHEISHSFDNLGAEFDAQGRLANWWTDADQKHFKEAGQKLVDQFSAYEALPGLHVNGQQTLGENIADVSGLTIAYAAYKNSLGGKPAPVVDGLTGDQRFFLAFAQSWREKTRDAALRSQIVGDVHAPGNFRAQTVRNIDQWYDAFQPKPGQKLYLDPKQRVKIW
- a CDS encoding ABC transporter permease, with translation MKAWLPLIVLGALLLALPHSAPLFHAWLPELSHPLYWRTSFAQLALAHALLVAVATAVAVFVGLTLGILATRPAGRSLLPTVRAVAVIGQTFPPVAVLAIAVPLLGFGAAPTLLALSLYGVLPVLGQTVAGLDQVPASALHAADGMGYGPWRRLWEVELPLAAGPIMAGVRLSAIVSVGTATIGSAVGAATLGAPIVEGLVGNNTAYVVQGALLVGALALSVDGLLGLVERRLRPHG